TAATCGATAATCTGACAAGCGGCCTTGGCGTATCGAGCAGAGCCTGAAATCCGAAAGGCTTCCGCAAGAACGCCTGACATTTGGCCCTGATCATAAAGCATTTTTTCGAAGTGCGGCACATGCCAGTATTGATCCACCGAATACCGATGCAATCCTCCGCCCACATGATCCCAAATCCCTCCATCCAAGATTTTGTCTAAAGAACTCGTTATCAAATTTAACCATTTCGTTTTCGAGCGTCGAGCCGACTTCTCCAAGAGAATATTAAAATAGCCAGGCATCGGAAACTTTGGGGCTCTACCAAAACCACCCCATTCTTCATCGAAGTCCGTATTCAACTCCTCTAGACACATTTCGATCGCGTCCCCGGCCTCGGCTATCCCTTCCAATTGGTGATGACCGGCATTTTCTTGCAAGAGCTCGCGGCTTTTTTCCCCGTAGCCTAACAGAGTTGCCTTGTCCTCGCTCCACAAGGTTCCGATCCGATCGATGAGCGTTGTAAATCCGACGCGACCGTAGTTGTCCGTTGGTGGAAAATACGTCCCTCCATAAAACGGTTTCAAATCTGGAGTCAGCCAAACGCTCATGGGCCATCCTCCTTGCCCCGCAGTCGCCTGAACGTAGGACATGTAGATCCGGTCGACATCGGGTCGCTCTTCCCGGTCGACCTTAACGTTTACGAATAGTTCGTTTAACGTTTGGGCAATCTCTGCGTCTTCAAAACTCTCGTGAGCCATGACATGGCACCAATGACAGGTTGAGTAGCCTACCGATAAGAAAATCGGAACATCCCTTCTTCGAGCCTCCGCGAAGGCCGCCTCTCCCCACTCCCGCCATTGCACCGGATTATCCGCATGCTGCAAAAGATAGGGCGATCGGCTGCGGGCTAGATCGTTAAGAGAAATCTTATTTGGGTCAGGCATATCGGAAACAGCTTTGCGCAGCTGGCTATGGGCTAAAGAAAAAAGCGGAGACCGCTCATCGCAGTCTCCGCCGAATTCTCACTTCTCGGGAGGGTATGTTTTATAGATCAGTAGATTCCATCGCTCTGGTAATGAGCATGGGAAACATGCGCTTCACCCGTTCGGGTTTGGGTTACGCTCACGCGATCTCCTTCTACGAAGCCCACATCCTTGCGCTCTTGAACCACAACCACGGTACCGCCATCATCGAGGCTCACCGTCACTTCTTGAGCGACTTTTTTAGTCATCTCCTTCTCCACCATTCCTCCTACGATTCCGCCTACTACAGCTCCACCAGCCGCAGCCAGGGTTCGGCCTGAACCTTCACCCGCTGTCTGTCCAACCGCGGAACCTATGATAGCTCCACTGGATCGACCCACATAGGTTGCTTCCCCCTCGATTACGACAGTGCGAGTCGCTACGACCGTGCCACTATCGACTTGTTGAATTTTTCCAGAGGTAGAGCGAGGAACCGTTTCATAGGCATTCGAAGCGCAACCTTGCAAAAAAAGGATGAGCATCGAGCCGAGAAGCAAACGTCCTGCAAGACGTATTGCTGAAACATTGTAGTTGTCCATCAACGACCAATACGCGGCCGCCTAGCAAACGGATTCACCAACTTGGTGATGCCGGAAACGACAAATAAAACTACCAACTTACCGGTTCGAAATCACCTTCCAACTCTTCATCCTCCGGGATTAGATAAGCGTTAGTCTCGGGATCTGCATTCGGATCGTAGTTGGCATGATAAACAACACTTTCGCCCATGCGGCCCGTAAGGATTTTCACCCGCTCGTTTTCGTAAAAGCCGGGCTCTTCGTATTCCTGAACGACCGAAATAGTTTCACCGCCATCCATAGCGATCGTTATTTCCTGAGCAAGTTTCGCAGTGAGGGCTTTCTCCACCTTTCGCCCTACCACTGAACCAACTGCTGTACCGACCGCCATCGCGGCCCTGTTCTCATTTACGTTTGAACTGGAGTTGATCGAGATAGTGTCTGGTCCCGTTTGCTGGACTGTGGTCTGAGTTTCCACCGGCACTGCCACTGAACCAACTGCTCCGCCAATTCCCGCTCCGACAATCATTCCCATGTTCGTAGCGACTCCATCTATGCGGACTTTACGAACCATGACAACAGTGCCCTCCTCCGCGTTCTTCATCGCACTAGCGTTGGGAACGGGAAATCTCGAACTCGCAGAATGGGAACTGCTCGCGCAGCCGCAAAGCGATCCGAAAACCATAACCTGGAGGAGAAAAGCGAGGGGGATGTGGTTCAAATTCATCTTAGGGGTACGCCTTGATCGCGCCAAAACGGAAGCGAGTCAAGCTAAGCATATCTACTTACTCCTAAATTTCTGGTAAGCATAATGGTCAAAATCGTTTCAATCGCGCCGATTTAGAAGATTAGACGCGGGTAACTATTTACAGAACCTATTTTACCTACTACTGTCATAACCTTACTTAAAGAACCTCAAATGAACGACCTCAAAATCAAGAAGACCGGAATGCTGAACCCCCCTCTCCGCGTCCTTATCCCAGGACCTGGGGGTGACCTCGCAAGTGCCGCAAATGAAAGATTTGCCCGACCACAGCTTCAAAGCTTGGTGAAGCACGACCGCGTGGTGCGATATTTCAAACGCCGAGAATCCCTCTTTAGCTCCTAACTTGACTGAAACTTAATTTTCAGAATACGTTTTTCAAACCGGAGCAAATCGCTCCGGTTTTTTCTTTCTCCCAAACACCCAAAGACCTGATTCCCGAATACCTGAAATGATTAACTTCGAGATCAAAACCCAGTTGAGCGTAAACGTTGAAAATACTCCTGGAGCCATCGCGACCTTGAGTGACAAACTTGCTGAACACGATATAAGCCTAAACGCGATCACCGTGAATGAAGGGCATTCCAGCGGAAGCTTTCGCTTTGTCGCCAACGATCACGAAACCGCGAGAACAGCGCTCGTGGAGGCTGGCTACTCGGTCCAGACGGACGACGTGCTTTCCATCCGGCTTCAAGACAGCAAAGGCAAGCTGGCATTTTTGACCAAAGCGTTTTCCCAAAGCGGCATCAATATAGACTACATGTACGCAAGCGTGGATGAAGAAGGAGGCGGTTCCAAACTGATCCTGAAGGTTTCCAACATTCACTTGGCGAGCCAAGTCTTGACTGCGATTTTGGACGCGGCCTAGCCGTTAGACTTAGGGTCACTCGAACGACCCTCGACCTTGAGTTGCAATACTCCATCGCTCAGGGTCGCACGAAGCTCGCTTCCCTTCTTAACGAAGCGACTTTGCGTGAGAACGCTACCGTTCTCATCTTCGAGGATAGCGTATCCACGCTTCAGTGTCCCGCTGGGGCTCAAGGCCTGAAGCTTGGCTTTTGCGACATCAAGCCTGCCTCGTAAGGCAACCGTTCGCTCCGCCAAACATTTCTCCATTTGCCGACCGAAGCGATCCAATCGCTCTCGCGTAGAGGCGATAAGCTGGGAGGGATTTTGCTGAGAAAATCGACGATCAAGCGCTGTTAAAACCGCTCTGCGATCAAAAAGGGAAGCGCGGAAAGCCGCCTCGAAGCGGGTACCCACTTCATCAAGTTTAAGAAAAGCCCGCTCCAAAGACGAACGAGGAGAAACAGCACGCAACTCCCTGCCCATGCTTTTCAATTCATCTTTGAGCTCAAGCAGTCGCTCTTCCGCTAATTCGCTTAAATCTGAA
This genomic interval from Pelagicoccus albus contains the following:
- a CDS encoding glycine zipper domain-containing protein; translation: MDNYNVSAIRLAGRLLLGSMLILFLQGCASNAYETVPRSTSGKIQQVDSGTVVATRTVVIEGEATYVGRSSGAIIGSAVGQTAGEGSGRTLAAAGGAVVGGIVGGMVEKEMTKKVAQEVTVSLDDGGTVVVVQERKDVGFVEGDRVSVTQTRTGEAHVSHAHYQSDGIY
- a CDS encoding ACT domain-containing protein, yielding MINFEIKTQLSVNVENTPGAIATLSDKLAEHDISLNAITVNEGHSSGSFRFVANDHETARTALVEAGYSVQTDDVLSIRLQDSKGKLAFLTKAFSQSGINIDYMYASVDEEGGGSKLILKVSNIHLASQVLTAILDAA